The sequence below is a genomic window from Coffea arabica cultivar ET-39 chromosome 8e, Coffea Arabica ET-39 HiFi, whole genome shotgun sequence.
GTTTGTTTTTGTGTACTGGAAAGAAGTACATGATGTGAGATGCCTTTTTTGTGTTTCTAAAGTTGCCTTTATTGCCTGCAGAAAATGGAATGTCTATGCTTTTCTATACTCTCAGGGAACATGCATGTGAATGCAGGTGACGATCGGGAAGTTACAACTGCTCACTTGCTACTTGGAGTGTGGTCACAAGACGAATCACCAGGGCACAAGATATTGGCTGCTTTTGGCTTTAATGATGAGAAAGCTCAAGAGCTGAAATCTGTAATTTCTGAACCTGGATTTATAGACGATTAATAGCTTTTGGATTTAATTGTTGCAATTGATATCATTTTTAGGCCTGAAAACTACATGAATGAATTATTTCATGCGATTATCAAAGAAATGGTTACACATTTTTAGAGGACAAGTTGATTCCAGTACTTGATGACAATATTCCCGTGTTTtgcctttttatttttgtaagaGGGAGAAACAGAAGGTGGATATGAGGGGCTTGGGTTTTGGGAAGAGAAGAATAATACTGATTCCACAATATCTACGTGCTGATGGACAGGTGGAGCATGTATTTGCAAGGTTGAGCAACTGAATCTAATGCTTTAGCCTCCAAAGCTTTTGGCCTTTGGATGCATGCTTTTACTTGTGAGACTAACTCAACTTTGATTTGATTCGGCGGAGTTTGATCTGATCGTCTGTTTTGCTGGCTTCTCTTGTTGTGCAAGCACTGTAATAAATAGAGATTAGCTATCCCGGAGAGTAAATCGATAGAGTGATCAGAGTAACCATTTTCTTTGGGCAAGCTTTGTGCAGCAGAATGGTTAGGCATTAAGAGAAATTGTTCCTGGAATCCTGTTTGTGCTTTCTCATAATGCAACATTATTTACTCCAGAATTCTTGTGGTCTTCGTGATCCTTGATCTCCTCCTCCACAGGGGATGAAGTCAGCGATCTTGCCTTCCTTGCTTCATCCTTCCAGTCGATCCGTGCTATAAAAACCACCAACAGAACCAAGCAAACAATGCATCCACTTAAGAAGCCTATCAATATCCCAGGAAGGCCAAGATGGATCTTGAAAGCCAAAACAGCTCCAACGGGTAAGGCAAACAAATAGAAACCCGTGATATTGGCATACATGGCCAATTTTGGTCTAGCCGTTCCTCGTACTATTCCTCCACAAACTACCAATGGAAAGTTAAAAACTTCTGTTACAGCCATTATCAACAGCATCTTTTTCACATTGCTCGTGATTCCTTTTTCGTGGCTAAATAAACCGCCCCAGCTGTCTCTTGCTGATACCATTACAGACGCTCCAATAATGCCTGAGATTACACTAATGCCTACAGATATGTATGCTGATCGATAAGCAGGGCCAACCTGGTTTGCTCCAAGCTCATTTGAGATGCGAACAGATGCAGAGGTCGATAGTGAAATCATCACTGAATAAAGTAAGTAGTCAAAATTCATTACAATTGCTAGGATTCCAATTGCTTGTTTGGCATTTGGAAGCCTTCCGGTTAGCAGCATTAAGATCTCGTAGCACCACCATTCAAGGCAAGTGGTGATGCAACAAGGACCACAAAGTTTTAGCAACCTCTTCCAGTCATGAATTCCTTGCTCCCACCAGCCTCCTCCATTCCAGTTCCCTCGCTTTCCATGTTCTGCTATCAAAACATAGAAGGCGAGTAGAACGACTACTACAAGATCACTCATCCAAACTGCCATGGACACTCCTTCGAAGCCCCTTGCTCTTGAGAGTAACATGGTGATGGGCACATGAAAGCCTAATCCAAAAGCTGAGCTCAACATTATAGGAACAGCTAGACTTTGTGTGCTTAGGTAGGATTTCAAAGGGCTCAAGAATGAATAGACAACTAAATCAGGAAGGAGATACAGTAGGTATTTCCTCACGGCAACCGAAATTTCTTCTTGCTGGCCAAACTGAATGAGGATCTTGTCAACGTAAAGCCACAAGATAGAAATGGGTACGCTTGCCACCAACAGTACAATGATTGCCATGACAAGGGTCTTGTGAAGAAGCTTAAAGTTCTTAGCTCCAAAGGCCTGACCACATATGGGTTCCATGGCACAACAGAGCCCGTTTAAGACTGCGAAACCGGTCACATTAGAAAAGGTGGCACCAAGTGTACCACCAGCCAAGGAAAGCTCACCAAGCCGTCCAAGAAATGCAGTTGTGACGGCAATCCTTGCAAACCATGTAAAATTCATTGCCAACATTGGAACTGTTATACCTCGTTGCACTTTTAACTCCGAAAGGATCAAAGATACCATGTTCCCAGACCATCTTTCTTTGGGACTTGAAGGTGAACAAGGCTCAAGATGAAGTTTGTCTGCTGTGTTTTCTTCTAGTTTCGATGCCATGGAAAGAATGGTGATTGCAAGACACTAGTGGGATTTTGGTGACCGGGATCTCTAACTTGAAAAAATGAGAAGCAAGTCAATAAAAGAAGCGAATGATATCATATGGGAGTGCATGCATTTCGTGAAGGAGTTGTATACTGAAGAAAGATGACCCCAAAAACTTGGCTTTATGATGACCAAAACGAAGAGAATTTGTTGGTAGATTTATAGTGCGTGATGATTCTGCAAGCTAAAGCTTTAATTGGTTAGAGATGCTGATGGGAATCGCAATGCTTGGTTCAGAAATGTCTTATTGGTAAACTAACTGCCTCATGAATAATTACCGGATTTATGTTTGCTGCTACCTTTGCATAGGAATAACATCTACCACTTGCCCAACTTCACAGGTtcatctactttttttttttaaatcttaaacGCAAATCCAGTGTCCCAGACATTTATAGAATTCAGTTCCATGCAGAAAAGGTAATCCCTCCCAAGGCCCCGCATGAACCTAATAATACCTtagctggaaaattttgatcattGTACTATAATCAATTAATGCTAAGGATAAATGACAAGGCCTTTGCTCTATTTTACTATGTACGGTTCGCAGAACACCAATcattttctttatatatatatatatatatatatatatatatatatataaagaggaagttaaaacaagaagaaaaagggcTAGTCGATtgatttctttctttaattctCTTTATCCCTACACTTTCTACTTTTGAAATTTCAGGTCACATAGCAATTGGTGGACCTGTAGCAATTCCTGTTACCAATTGGTTGGATGAGTGTTTCTTGTGGGTTCTCCTTAGATTGCTTTCAGACCGGTTTACTGATACTTTCTGCTTGTCTCTCATTATTTGTGTGTGTTTCATTCCGtttcgagaaaaaaaaaaaaaacaattggtGGACCGTGCGGAAAAGATCCAGAATATGACACCATTGCTGTCTGTTCTCAAAAGAAGCAAGGAAATAATTCGTCCTGCACTGCCCCTTGCTTGCATCGCCCAAGGGGCTAGGAATTCTCTCATTTGGATgattaaaatcattttttttgttgatgGAAATTTTGATCATTGTACCATAATCATTTGTCTCATgatttcctacattttcttgtaTCACAGGCCTTCCGCTCTGCACTGCATGCGTATTACGTACAGTTCGGACAACACCAatcattttgttaaaaaaaaaggaaatattatttgcactctatttttttttataataggAGCGTaattaacaaaaatgagagtaaaaataattttgttcaaaaaaaaaagaaaaaaatgggctACAGTcgattgatttctttttttaaattctcCTTATCCCTTCACTTTTGAATTTCAGGTCATGAAGCATTTGGTGGGCCGTGCATAAAAGTTCCAGATTACGATACCAGATCAACCAAAAGATTGCTGTCTGTTCTCGAAAGAAGCAAGCAAATAATTCGTTCCGCATTGCCAAGGGGCTAGGAATTCTCTCATCTGGATGATTAAAATCTTTCCTGAAAATTCTACATTATTAATTTTGGACCCCCAttattaattttgaaaactaTAGACTGATGTTATGGCTAGAAGGCAATATTATTCATCAAGTAGCACTTTGTCTTCTTGGAAAATCAATTTGCAATCCTTAGCTTTTTCCATACTTTCAATTGCACCCATCACTAAGGTTGAAACTCCAAGATTCAGAGATCTTTCGAGTTCAAATCCTCCTCCCAATTTATCAAATCCCATCCTTCCCTAGTCAgaaaaaagtttttctttttttcgaaaAAATGGGACTGTCAGTCTGTCACACAATTTCCGATTTTGGCAAATTTCGCACTATGGTTTGACAATCTGATGAGAACGGGCAGTGGCATGATCTTGAATGGGGCTCGTCTGGATTGCTATTTTAAGaagattttataaaaaaatatagtgtaacgatttgatatatatgaaataaaaaagtaattaaaaaatatatttataaaaaatataaaaaattttctacaaaaCCACAACCCAGAGTCATCATTGATCAATAAATCTTTTCtgcaaaatataaataaaaaactgATGCTTGAGATCGTTCACACGGAGTCTACAGATGGGCATGCCCTGTACGGCTGTAAGTAAACGTTAAAGCGGTTAGCAAAGCCACGTATGGCAACCACTGCCTATAGCATGATCTTCGTGTTCACAGGTACAAATCAAATCAATTGCTGCTGATGTTCAGTTAAGAATCAACGTATCAAATCCAAAGGTTGGTGATATATGCGCCAACTACAGAAGAAGTGATTTGTAAGTCTAAAATCATATATGGTCTTAGCTTTGTATATTGGTGCTATATTTGTTGTACGAAGAAGTAGGGGTGTGCATTCGGTGcaaattcggtaattcggtgcACTGAATTCGGTGAATTCCGTTATTCTACCTGTAAAAATTTAAACCGTTTTCAATTTCGAATTGGGCATAACCGAATTCATTCCGCaaccgatttcaaattcgaaAACGGTAATGAATTCGGTTTAACCGAATTCATCTATGATTTATAAATTATTACTGATTTGATCCCtaaatttattcataattgaacacattacttatgttctaatcattttgtggtttaattggcatttatttgatcacttatacctagaatccttagtctatgatttaagaaacacataaaaagtgattaatttaaactagaataaacCTTAGACTATACAATGATTGgtgataatttatgaatttataatttacaatgattaattaTAAGCAATATTAGTTAGTAGTTacaatgaatttataatttacactgattaataataagtaatattagttacaaacttacaaattacaatgattagtgataagttgtattagttacaaacttataatttatttcaaatcaaaataaaaacttaTTACTTACacatgttattgtgaaagtcaatacactaatacattgatttgcaattcacaTACATTCACTTACAGTTTTACACTACTTAGTTGTCTTGTCTATACTTAAAGCCTTAAGATTAGTAAATAGATAATATGAATTTTAACTTATTTGATAACTTATGCGTAAAATCATTAGTCTATGATTTAAggaacacataaaaagtgattaatttaaactagaataaaccttagactgtacaatgattagtgataatttatgaatttataatttacaatgattaataataagtaatattagttacaaacttacaaattacaatgagtagtgataagttatattacttacaaacttataatttatttcaaatcaaaataaaacttatttacttacatatattattgtgaaagtcaatacactagtacattgatttgcaattcatatgCATTCACTTACATTGCTAACTACTTAGTTGTCTTATCTATACTTAAAGTCTTAAGaattaagattagtgaatagataatatgaatttttatgttaaatatgtagagtacactaatacttgcaagttagagattacgcattcaaatattcaataattcaaacatgaatgatgtatcaaattaccaatatctaaatttaattactaattatgtttattgtttaatatttagtattatacatatatgtgttaattattatctaattctagtcatgttactcatgtataaaataataagtattatagttatcttatattgttatgtattactatatattggtattattatagtcatataacaattaacaaatactaaaataatatattgtacattattatatattattattattataagtacatgatatgatgataaattgataataccatatactaattattattaatagcatttacctatataatataataaattattagtagtatatactaatactaaatagcatttatctatctattatataattttatataccaATTTGGTAATTCGAATGCGGTAATGCGGTACCCGATTTCAATTACCGAATTTGAATGCGAAATCGGTTATTACctaattcataatctcattacctatttcataccatattagaattcggtgaatttGGTACGTACCGAAtttgtaccaaattaccaaatacccgatttcaaattaccgaattgaatttgaaatcggttATGAATTCGGTAAGAACcgaatttgctcacccctaCGAAGAAGGTGTACTGGTGTTATCTCAGCTTTTGTGTggattcttttttgtttttgatgcACAATTCCCACATCCAAAAAGGTAGAATTCAAAGGgggaaatgaaaaagaaaagactgTGAAGACACTCACGaatccaccccaaaaaaaagaaaaaggatatataacaagtacaagtattGAAAAAAGTGTATTAAGAATTTAATAAATGGCACTTCACTAACTAAATGGAACTCTAAACGTAAGTGATTGGCTTTGATTTGATTGAAAGAGGATTCATCGAAGCTGCCTAGGTTTCGTTCTAGACCATGCAAATATATGAGGTCAAGACGAGTACAAACATCATCTAGAAGGTGAAACCAAAATTAGATCCATACCAAGCTAAAGAATATATGGAAGATGATTAGATGAGGAAGAGAATAATTAAGGTTGAAGTACTATGATATACAGTGACAGATACCAGAAATACCCAGGTGGATTCCTTATTCTCCTAACACTCGTGGAATTTAGAGAAAAGCAAGGATTATGCAATCCTTGTAATCTCAATCGACATCAAGGATATGTAGAAGGATTAATCCATAAAGATTATCTTTTAATTGGATAACCATAATTGGCCCTTTTTGCTTCTCACATGATAGTCAATATGTAAATACAAACTAAGATATAGTTCAATTATTTAGGTTAGAGGAGGGAGTATAAGGGAAAGTTCTCGAATTCGAAACCTTctatttacactaaaaaaatgtACAATTACTGATGTGTGCGTGCGTGTGCATgagtctctctctttctctctctatatatatatatatatatatatatatatatatatatatatatatataaaatgctCGTATTGAGTACTAGGAACCAAAGTTTTATGGTTACAGTATGAAGCAATTGTTCAGTGAAAAGCGAAAGAAGGTGCTTCTAAGTGCGAGATGAACTTTGCAATGCGCCGATAGGGAGATCAAAACTTTAAAATGAAAAGGTAGTGGCAGTTGCTGCAATCAAGCATTGCCAAAGGACTGTTTCACCTTTGCATGAGTTGGCTACCTAAATGGAGCAAAAGGGGACCATGAATCAATAAGCAACAAGAAAATGGCAGCCATTTCAATAAATAAAGATATGCATGCAAATCATTTAATATTGGGTGCTTTATATCTTGACTTCTTGACTCGACTGTGATTGAATCAAGCAGTAAAGATTCAGAGGTTTTGACATGGATGGCAGATGCAATGAGATGTGAAAGAACTCGGATGGATCAATACTGATTTGAGGATTCAAATTCTGCGATCTTGGTTAAAGACAGGAAGAGGGATAGGCTGGAGATAAAAGTTCTGTACTCAGTTTTGTGTACGTTAACTCTCAGCATTTTATTTTATGAGATTCAATTTAATTCCTGATTTTCATTCATCTTTTTCACTAGAATTCCAGTTTGCAGGGAAATATCTATAAGATGTGTAAAATTTCGCGAAAACTGAGTCTATGCCTACTCCTTCCCACTAACAATTAACAATTTTATCAATTACATTACCTTAATTAAAGTTACCGTGATTTGCAAGGCTAAACCTTTTGTCCCCTAAAATTAAGGAAGTTCCCCGATCAACACaagtaactttttttttgcttgCTACAATTGGCTTATCAGATTTACATGATTGCAATGGAACATCTCTAGGTGCACTGACTGAGAGATCTAAAAACCAAGATAGCAAGTGCTTTTGGTAATCATCATCTCAGATTCTTCCTCTTTTAGTGGAATCAGAGTTGGACCTCTGTACTTTGTCCTGTCGTAATTTTAGGCAGCTAAATATTTGTGAAAGCTGGGCCCTGAgatcaatcaagcaaaatatgATTGACAGCATTCAGAAAAGTTGATAAGAATTAGTAGTATCTTTCGCATCTATAACATCTAAAATTGCTTATCCTACCATCTCCGTTTTCTTCCACGGATCTAATTCCTCCCATTAAAATTTTGAATAGACCAGCGACCATTAGCTTTGTAGTCCCAAATGAAACGAACTCATTTTTTGCAGACgatgaaattaaaatttttgtttgacGTTTGATTGGTATGAAGCCAAGGAAAGAGCTATGCCGATAAATTCAACAGTGATAAGTCTGTACTGGGTTTAACCTGCAGATTTATAATTTCTAGCGCATGTTTAATCTGTTTTTAAGACTATGATGTAAATTAAATCGTGTTGGACGATTTTTAACAATCCGTTAGTGAAATTTgcttattatatatataagaaaaaatCTGTATCGAGTTCGTGCTTAATGCATTAATATATGGTAAATACGCTGTatattcaaattcaaggaaactCTAAACCCCATGTAAGGGAGAATTTGAGAACTACATTAGAAATATAAACTAAAGATGTCATGGTCATTTAAGTAATATCACTGCTAATCAAAGCTGAGTCTTGGGACTAATTTGTTGTTCTTGTATGGGGATGTATCATGTATATAGTGGACTATCATTGTAAAGTTGTTTGGGCCAGTGACAGTCTTACACGGATAACTGCTAAAAATTGAAACCTTACTTACAGGGCTTTGCATTTCTCAGCAATCAGCGCAATTGGCCCAAATTAAGTTGAAGCTTCCTCACATAGGCAGAGTAGAATTGACAAAGCCACGAGAAGCAAAGGGAACGATGAAAcccaaaaagtaaaaaaaaaaaaaaaaagaggagaattttttttttggtagtcgTAGTGAATGGAAGTGGATTTATTAAACTAAAAGGTTGATTACAGAGATGTGATCTGCAATGGATAATAAAATTTTGCTGCTATGCTGTCTTGTGTGATTCCCCATCCCCACAGACTTGGGATGCAATTTCTTAATTACTATGAAAGATGAAGATGCTCCCAACATATGTGCCACTAGAAGAGTTAAAAAGTCAAACTATTCTATCACAAAACAACACTCTATTGAGCTTTTAATTATGTAACTAGACTTAATTGTTCGACGGATTTATCCTTCAAAACACAATTGTTCAACGGATTTCTTTCGACTCACAAaggtttctctctctctctctctctctctcccccaaCATGTACTATTCATATAGATAAAGAGTACCACAGAGGGATGTTCATTGTGAGGTCATTTCTTGAATACCATGGGGGAATTAGAGAAATTGTTCATGGAAGTTGAATACCATATAAATTTCAAGAGAAGAGCTCAGCTGCCCACTAGCTAGCCTTTACTATTGGTCTGAAAGAAATCACTAAAAGGATGTACTAATTTATCTCATTTATTTTGCTGTGTTCAGGTTCAGGGTTCAAACCTAAAACTGACAGTTGGGATTAGGAAGGGTGTGAGAAGAAGggaaaggttttttttttttaaaaaaaaaaaagaaaaagaaaatcctaATCATAATCTTCAAATTTATACAATTAAATCGAAAGAAAATAATCATTTAAACCTACAAGAAAAAGTGAAGGGTGCGAGATGTATATTGAACACAGAAACGAAAACAAAATGGGTTAAGGATCATGATCAACTCCTAATGGCCCTCTTAATCTTGTGGTACAAACTCGTTAACATATGATTACTTAAATCGCATGAGACATTTAAAATCCTACCCCATTGTGGGAAGTGTCAAGTACTTACTCTTCAAACAAAACAACAAGAGAACAACAGAAAGGCCACGGACTTGAAGAAGCTAGCTGCCAATTAAATTGCCAGGACACCGCTGACCCGAATCGCCATTCAAACAATTAGTCCTCTCAAATGCGGAGGGTTTGGTCCCCTCTGGCTGCTAGAAAACAAGGCAGAATATGGTTGAATTTTGGCATCTGACTCTACTGATAATTGATTAGGGGATTAGttaaattatttcttgattatgCGCCCCCAATGGCATATATCAACAATCACATgcattcctcatttttgtcgcTTGCTTAACCCTAAAGTAACTTAATTCTGTCGATGCTATTATCAACTAATTCTATCGTCCTAGAACACTGACGTCCCAAA
It includes:
- the LOC113704063 gene encoding protein DETOXIFICATION 56-like — translated: MASKLEENTADKLHLEPCSPSSPKERWSGNMVSLILSELKVQRGITVPMLAMNFTWFARIAVTTAFLGRLGELSLAGGTLGATFSNVTGFAVLNGLCCAMEPICGQAFGAKNFKLLHKTLVMAIIVLLVASVPISILWLYVDKILIQFGQQEEISVAVRKYLLYLLPDLVVYSFLSPLKSYLSTQSLAVPIMLSSAFGLGFHVPITMLLSRARGFEGVSMAVWMSDLVVVVLLAFYVLIAEHGKRGNWNGGGWWEQGIHDWKRLLKLCGPCCITTCLEWWCYEILMLLTGRLPNAKQAIGILAIVMNFDYLLYSVMISLSTSASVRISNELGANQVGPAYRSAYISVGISVISGIIGASVMVSARDSWGGLFSHEKGITSNVKKMLLIMAVTEVFNFPLVVCGGIVRGTARPKLAMYANITGFYLFALPVGAVLAFKIHLGLPGILIGFLSGCIVCLVLLVVFIARIDWKDEARKARSLTSSPVEEEIKDHEDHKNSGVNNVAL